The genomic segment TGGCCGGTATGGTAAAACTCCCGCTCCGTGCAACGAAGAACTGGTAAAAATCGCTTTGGCAGAAGCAAAAGTAGAAGCCCCTGTAACAGCGCGTCCTGCCGACCTCATTCCCAATGAGCTGGATAAAATAAAAGCCGAAGCAAAAGAAAACGGGGCGGGCAATTCCATCGAAGATGTTTTGACTTACGCGATGTTCCCCAAGGTTGCGCCCAAATTCTTTAAAGAGCGCAGTAAAGGTCCTGTTGTGTTTACGGCACCGACGGCAGAGAAAAAAGTAGCAGGCAGTGCAAGCAGCGGCTCGTATACGGTAACGGTAAACGGAACCGATTATGCGGTTTCTTCATCTAACGGAATATTCACCGTAAACGGTACTGATTATGCAGTAAGTGTAAAAGAGAACGCATCCTCTGCATCTACGCAAAAAACGGCTACCGCAGCTTCGGCACCGGCATCAAAATCGGCAACGCCCGCAAACTCAGCTTCGAAAGCAGTCGCCCAACCAGCTTCGGCATCGACCACATCGGCAACCCCTGCCGCAGCGCAAGCAGCACCGGTATCAAAACCGGCAACACAACAGCCCGCTGCATCCGCACAAACCTCAACCGGAACAGGCAGCGAAAAACTTACCGCTCCCGTTGCCGGTACGCTATTACGGTACAGCGTTGCAGAAGGCTCGCAGGTAAGCGAAGGGCAAACAGTCATGATGCTCGAATCGATGAAGATGGAATTGGAAATCAATGCACATAAGGCGGGTGTTATTCACTTTGTGGCAGCCGCCGGTACTCAAGTTGCAGAAGGCGACTCGCTCGCAGAAATCCGCTAACAGCCACTCCGCCGGTATAGCTTTTCTATGTTAGCAATAAAAAAAATATGCTGCAGCTGTTGTTTGACGGCTGCAGCTGTTTTCTTTTTTATCATCCCCGCTTTATTTGCGCAGCCTTTTGCTGCCTTGGTACAAGCGGCTCCTCTCTCAACACAAGCGGCGCCAACATCAACGCAGAACGGCAGCTCTCCCGAACATATCGGTAATAGAGCCGTACAGCCCTGCAATCTTACCGTATCAACGGCAGCTTCCGAATATACGGCCTCATCTCAAAATGAGGCGTCCCTACGTGCCGTTGTTTCTCAGCTTTCGCTTGAAGAAAAAGCGGCGCAAGTACTGATGGTCAATATTGCGGGGAGCAAAACGGCGGATGCAAAAAGCATCGCATCGTTTAAAGGAACCGTTCCGGGAGCCGTGCTTTTGTTCGGATATAATATCGCAGACACGCCCCAAGCAGTTGCAGACTTTTTGGAATCGGCCGTACAAGGCTTTCAGGAAGCGGCGCGCCATTCAAGTCATACTTTTATCCCGCCGCTTTTTGCGCTTGATAACGAAGGCGGTACCGTGTACCGAACCCGCCGCATCACCGCCCCGCTGCCCGCTGCAGAGGAAGTCGGCAAGCGTTTTTCCGTCGAGGAAACGGAGGAGCTCTATCGGTTATTGGGACAACAAATGCGGGAACTAGGTCTCCATCTTAATCTGGCACCGGTTGCAGAAGCAGGAACGGAAGACGTTGCAGCGGCGCTCGGTACGCGGACATTCAGCCCGGATCCCGAACAAGCGGGGCAATACGCCGCCGCTGCAGTGCGGGGTATGCAGGGAGCCGGTATTCTTGCGGCAGTCAAACACTTTCCCGGCAACGGCGCCGCGGATTTACACAAAGGTGCTGCCGAATTAACTGTTGACTATGAAGCCTTCCTCAGCCGCTATTGCTCAGTATTCCGACCTTCAATTACGGACGGTGCGGCAGCGGCGCTCATTTCCCATATTACGGTACCGGCAATTGAAGCAGTGCCGTTCTGTTTTTCCGCAAAGGGAATTGCCCTGCTCC from the Treponema medium genome contains:
- a CDS encoding glycoside hydrolase family 3 N-terminal domain-containing protein, yielding MLAIKKICCSCCLTAAAVFFFIIPALFAQPFAALVQAAPLSTQAAPTSTQNGSSPEHIGNRAVQPCNLTVSTAASEYTASSQNEASLRAVVSQLSLEEKAAQVLMVNIAGSKTADAKSIASFKGTVPGAVLLFGYNIADTPQAVADFLESAVQGFQEAARHSSHTFIPPLFALDNEGGTVYRTRRITAPLPAAEEVGKRFSVEETEELYRLLGQQMRELGLHLNLAPVAEAGTEDVAAALGTRTFSPDPEQAGQYAAAAVRGMQGAGILAAVKHFPGNGAADLHKGAAELTVDYEAFLSRYCSVFRPSITDGAAAALISHITVPAIEAVPFCFSAKGIALLRNDLGFSGLIITDDIAMQALRQNGASPEENAVGAIAAGCDMVMCSMSKIYPLITAIAEKARTDTAFAKRLDEAVLHILTAKQKVKLIDTSKPITSDDFFIPHTPDWEKFRHAKEAAAVYGKEPR